Genomic window (Lewinellaceae bacterium):
TCGTCATCAGGAAGCAGGCTGCCAGGAAAAAGACCATTGACAGGAAATTGATTTTCATGGCAAGTTGTTTTTTGGAAACCAGAAATATTTATCGGTTTTTTCTAAAAAGTGGGTTAGCCTGAATGGAGGGGCAAAAGCGGGGGGAGCAGTTCAAGGTGGCTTGTTTTGTTATTTGGAACAATGATTTTCCTCATCTGCCTTAAAGTTTCCGCAACACCGCAACACCACAACACCACAACCCCATCCCATAGGGGTAGCCCCCTCCCAAAAACATCTGTATATTGTGCATCTTATTAACCATCACCCTCAACCTTGTCTGCAATGAAGATCTTTACTCCTCTGATCGCCTTGTTGTTCCTCACTGCGGCGCTCAGCGCCCAGACCACCTCCACCACCCTGCGCGTTTACCGCATTTTCCAGGAGAAATGCATACAATGCCACGACCACGCCAGCCCGGAAGCGGGCCTCGACCTGGAGGAAGAAGGGGTTACGGAAGCTACCCGCGCCTTCAAGGTGCGCAGCAACCTGTTCAACGTCACCCCTGCCAACCAGGCGTCCGCCGCCAAAGGCCACAAATACCTCTACCCCGGGCGGGTGGACAAGAGCCTGCTCTTCCGCAAAATCAACCAGGGCCTGGAGCCTACCCTCGGCCTGGATGCCGGCGAAAACCAATCGATGCCGCCCTACGGGCAACCACAACTGGACGATGTAGAAAAGGAACTCATCCGGCAGTGGATCCTCTTCGGCGCGCCGCTCAACAGCATGGTGGTGCAGGAAGAACTGCTGGAGGAATTCTACAGCGGCAACGCCCAGTTGGCCTTCCCCGACGGCCCCCCGCCCGCGCCCGCTGCCGGCGAAGGCTTCCAGATCAAAATGGGGCCCTTCTACCTCGAACCGGGTGGCGAGATCGAATACTACCAGAAGCACGAACTGGACTTGCCCACCGATGTGGAGGTCAACCGCGTAGATGTGCAGATCGGGACCTATTCGCACCACTTCATCCTCTACGATTTCAACCCGGGCGGCGGCAACAACATCCCTCCCGGCCTGCGCCTCAACGCCAATCATTCCGATATCGGGCTGGTGGCCGCCGTGCAGGAGTCCACCGACCTGAAGCTGCCCCAGGGCACGGCTTTCCCCTGGGACAAGCAACTGGTGCTGGACCTCAACTCCCACTACATCAACTATTCCTCTACCAACGTCTACCAGGCCGAAACTTACGTCAACATCTACACCCAGCCGGCCGGCACTGCCGCCCAGGAAATGAAAACCGAGCTGATCGCCAACCTCAATATCCCCATTCCCAACAACGGCTCGCCGGTGACCCACACCCAGCAACTCGATTTTAACCTGGGCGAAGTTTTCGTTTGGGGGCTGATGGGCCACACCCACAAGTACGGCACCGGTTATAAAATCTACAAGCGCCTGCCCGGCGGCCAGCAGGGCGAGCTGATCTACGACGCGGCCTGCGCCCAGGGCATCCCCGGCTGCGTATCTCCCTTTTTCGACTATCAGCACATCCCCATGCGGTATTACCTGCCGCTGGAGCCCATCACCTTTAACGCTTCCAACGGCCTGATCCACCAGGCCAGTTGGGTCAACGACGGCCCGCAGCCCGTCGGCTGGGGCCCCACCTCCGACGACGAGATGATGGTCATGATCATCATGTACACCGAGGATACCGTGGGGGTTGTCACCGATATCCGGGAGGTACAACCGCTTGTCAACGACGTGCTGGCCTACCCCAACCCGGCTCAGGAAGAGATTGCCTTTTCGCTGCCCGCCACCGCCGGCGAGGTGCGGCTGCGCCTGCACGACGCAACGGG
Coding sequences:
- a CDS encoding T9SS type A sorting domain-containing protein, whose amino-acid sequence is MKIFTPLIALLFLTAALSAQTTSTTLRVYRIFQEKCIQCHDHASPEAGLDLEEEGVTEATRAFKVRSNLFNVTPANQASAAKGHKYLYPGRVDKSLLFRKINQGLEPTLGLDAGENQSMPPYGQPQLDDVEKELIRQWILFGAPLNSMVVQEELLEEFYSGNAQLAFPDGPPPAPAAGEGFQIKMGPFYLEPGGEIEYYQKHELDLPTDVEVNRVDVQIGTYSHHFILYDFNPGGGNNIPPGLRLNANHSDIGLVAAVQESTDLKLPQGTAFPWDKQLVLDLNSHYINYSSTNVYQAETYVNIYTQPAGTAAQEMKTELIANLNIPIPNNGSPVTHTQQLDFNLGEVFVWGLMGHTHKYGTGYKIYKRLPGGQQGELIYDAACAQGIPGCVSPFFDYQHIPMRYYLPLEPITFNASNGLIHQASWVNDGPQPVGWGPTSDDEMMVMIIMYTEDTVGVVTDIREVQPLVNDVLAYPNPAQEEIAFSLPATAGEVRLRLHDATGKVVRQQSGLSAPDFIVRREGLPSGLYFYHLEGEDGRVRTGKVVFR